The genomic segment TCGGATTCCCTTTTTCTCAGGGTATCAAAGAAATTTTTATTTTTCTCATAACCCCCGAAATTAATGACCAAGCTCGTATACACTCTACCTGTCCTGTCAAAGCCCGCAATATACCTTATGCCGCGACTTGACGTAAAGACGTAGTAAGGCCTGCCTTCTATAGGGCGATAGGCCCCGGTAAAGTGATGCCGTTCCGTTATCTCATCATACAGTGCCTGAAAATACGTGTCATACCTCTCACTTTTCGCTCCACTTTTCATTTAGACCTCCCGAGTTTGTCTGCTTTTTTAGAATTACATTTTGCACAGGGGTTCCTACAACTGATACGCCGTTGTTAGTGCGGCGGTTTAATCGTCTCCCCACAGGATGCGTTCGTGAAACGTTTTGTGTTGCGGATATTTACAAACGCCCCCGCAGGGCTAGGTTTAAAGCTACTTCCGTATCAGCATTTTTCGGGTCGCAGAAAAATCGCCTGCGGTGATCGCACTTTTTGATAAGACACGCCACTTGTTTTCGCGGCGAGCAGCACAGGTCTCCGAGCGTCTCGATGCACCTGTCTGATTTTCAGCAAACAGATTGTGATACTGCCTGTCGTAATTCGTTTCTTTGTGCTTCTCATAGGTCCAATCATCCATAGAATATCCGCCATTGAGCATGTCTGAACCGATATAATACCTCGCATATTCAGAAAAGTTTACAAGGTCCCCGAACCTCGCTTTATTACAGGGGCCTTCCATATCAATAACGCCTAACGGTTTGCCCAACGCTTGTTTCCAGTATCTTAAAAAGACATTGGCATGTTCTCTGTTGAGCATGAGTTCAAACAGATCCCCCCAGGCGCGCCATGTCCATTATATGTTAAATGGTGTTCCGCCTGCGGGTGTCGTTTCACCAGATAGGAGGCAATATTGACGAATACATCTTTTAGATAATGACTTCTATCGTCCTTATTGATACCGGGCGCATCTGCTGGCATATCTGTTATATTTTCCGGCTACGCCGTGATCTTTCTTCTTTGAGTCGCTTTCTTTTGGCTGGATTCCAGTTGAAAATATCAATACCATGTTCAATATCCAGATAAAATCCAACTGCAAAAATGATAGGTGTGAGTGCAACACCTGCGACAAACACCAAGGCAATTATGCCAAAAACCCCGTACATAGCATAGGTTACATTACAAATTCCGACGACCACAATCGCTATAAGAGGAAGCAACGGCAATAATAGCACCAAAAGAGCTGCCCCACACCCTTTTTTCAAAAGAGCAACAATGAAAAAGCACGTCAGTACAACTATTAATGAAAGCGTCATCAGTGCTTCTAACATTTTTTTAGACCCCTTTCTCTGAAAAAAAGTCTGCCTCAAAAATCAACGGAATTAGTCGTTTTGGACTTGCAAAAAGTTGTTAGAAGATGCGATAAACGCCTGTAAATAAAGGGTTTATGTGATACAATATAGGTAAGAAAATAGGGGGTTGCAGCCCCCTATCGAACCCAAAAAAGCGGGTTGCTTTTCTTGGTTCTACGCTTATCTGATTATTGTATCAGAAACTATCAGAAAACTGCAACCCCTAAAATAATAGAGGAGCATTTTCTGATGGATGTGATCAAGATCATGGAGACGTTCCCAACGCAAGAAGATTGTATAGCGTATTTAGAACGTCTCAGATGGCAGGGGTCTCCAGAATGTCCACAGTGTGCGTCTACACACGTCAGACGACGCAACGAACATGCTATAGGGCGTATCGGACGCTGGAATTGCCACGATTGCCGAACATTAGTGTCCTAAAATTCTGACTTTCAGCAACTTCAGAGCGACTGTTAAAGTCCGTCAGACATGTGTTGAGGTAAAATCAACAATAAGAATCAAGATAATATCGATGCAGAGTTTCAAGACGTTGCGTTCCATGAAATGCTTTTCAAGAGCCTCCCACGTTGCACCTATTCAGATGCCGCACCATCCATAGAATTGACT from the Candidatus Poribacteria bacterium genome contains:
- a CDS encoding DUF4268 domain-containing protein, producing the protein MKSGAKSERYDTYFQALYDEITERHHFTGAYRPIEGRPYYVFTSSRGIRYIAGFDRTGRVYTSLVINFGGYEKNKNFFDTLRKRESEIDVKFKVPLYWARRDDIKSSVISISLDGTIDADESKLEAFRAWHIASLLKFKAVFDPEIQTVLNPLR
- a CDS encoding transposase is translated as MDVIKIMETFPTQEDCIAYLERLRWQGSPECPQCASTHVRRRNEHAIGRIGRWNCHDCRTLVS